In Onthophagus taurus isolate NC chromosome 6, IU_Otau_3.0, whole genome shotgun sequence, a genomic segment contains:
- the LOC111417828 gene encoding serine hydrolase-like protein isoform X5, with protein sequence MKIEELRIPAPWGHIAVKTWNEPSSEAILVTHGYMDNVASFDNLLPLLPKQFYYICFDLPGHGLSDHFPKGTFLMTLDYLLVFKIMVDYFKRDSYIFLGHSYGAQIGILFSQLYPDYIKKIIVLDTISFKPINFFLSLEVGMDLILNEKQRKVYSFEEAVNKITQNRAFGKVDKKSAENLAKRSLEKISENQYVFRMDPRLKERINPTWEFDYVKQTHLKFPVKCQGVFIFFNESPFHRIFKLIYEHLRDRGFEIHHLDGNHDYHITHPEVVVPIITEFLLRRHKL encoded by the coding sequence tAAAAACATGGAATGAACCATCTTCAGAAGCAATATTAGTAACTCATGGATATATGGATAACGTAGCATCATTCGACAATTTACTTCCATTATTACCAAAACAATTCTATTacatttgttttgatttacCAGGTCATGGACTTTCAGATCATTTCCCTAAAGGAACATTTTTAATGACGCTAGATTACCTGTTGGTTTTCAAAATTATggttgattatttcaaaagaGATAGCTACATCTTTTTAGGACATAGTTATGGAGCTCAAATAGGCATTCTTTTTAGTCAACTTTATCctgattatattaaaaaaatcattgttttGGATACGATATCATTCAAAccgattaatttctttttatcacTTGAGGTTGGTATGGATTtgattttgaatgaaaaacaAAGAAAGGTATATTCTTTTGAAGAAgctgtaaataaaataacgcaAAACAGAGCTTTTGGAAAGGTGGATAAGAAATCCGCTGAAAACTTGGCTAAGAGGTCTTTGGAAAAGATTAGTGAAAATCAGTACGTTTTTCGTATGGATCCGAGGCTGAAAGAAAGAATAAACCCAACTTGGGAATTTGACTATGTCAAACAAACTCATTTAAAATTCCCTGTTAAGTGTCAAGgggtatttatattttttaacgaaTCTCCATTTcatagaatttttaaattaatttatgaacaCCTCAGAGATAGAGGATTCGAAATCCATCATTTAGATGGAAACCACGACTATCACATAACCCACCCGGAAGTTGTTGTTCCAATAATAAccgaatttttattaagacgtcataaattataa
- the LOC111417828 gene encoding serine hydrolase-like protein isoform X2 — protein MKIEELRIPAPWGHIAVKTWGNHDDPTIIAIHGTGDNAATFDGLIPLLPKTFHYACIELPGHGKSTPFPRGILLYFEYILYSVKISMDYFKKNTYILMGHGLGAALCTFSAQMYPEFVSKLILIDALTSWPVHPIVFGKHLTESIRNTIQGANNNTENIYSYEEAEKILKNSKREGKLLPETCNKLLERMLTKVGENKYLFSWDERLARMLYPTFHIEDTKQFLETMPVRADTVFINFTGTSSRYSDYKDKTWNLFRVRKHYIKGDHYCIFTNPEAISKILNEFLLKEKSKL, from the coding sequence TTAAAACGTGGGGAAATCACGATGATCCAACAATAATAGCAATTCATGGAACTGGCGATAATGCAGCAACGTTCGATGGTTTAATTCCATTACTTCCTAAAACATTTCATTATGCGTGTATTGAATTACCGGGTCATGGAAAATCAACACCATTTCCACGAGGAATTCTCTTGTACTTCGAATATATACTTTATTCAGTTAAAATATCAATggattattttaagaaaaacacttaCATTTTAATGGGACACGGATTAGGAGCTGCACTTTGCACATTTTCTGCACAAATGTATCCCGAGTttgtgtcaaaattaattttaatcgatgCTTTAACTTCATGGCCTGTTCATCCAATTGTATTTGGAAAGCATTTGACTGAATCTATTCGAAACACGATTCAAGGGGCGAACAATAACACAGAGAATATTTATAGTTACGAAGAAGccgaaaaaatattaaaaaatagcaAAAGAGAAGGAAAATTATTACCAGAAACTTGTAATAAATTACTCGAAAGGATGTTGACTAAAGTTGGTGAAAACAAGTATCTATTTTCCTGGGACGAAAGGTTGGCGAGAATGCTTTATCCCACTTTTCATATCGAAGacaccaaacaatttttagaaaCTATGCCAGTTAGAGCAGATActgtatttatcaatttcaCTGGGACAAGTTCTAGATATTCAGATTATAAGGATAAAACGTGGAATTTGTTCCGGGTTAGAAAACATTACATTAAAGGAGAtcattattgtatttttacgAATCCAGAGgcaatttccaaaattttaaacgaatttttattgaaggaaaaatctaaattataa
- the LOC111417828 gene encoding serine hydrolase-like protein 2 isoform X1, with translation MKIEELRIPAPWGHIAAKCHGDPSNEIVIVLHGYLDNAGSFDRLIPKMPEMYYYVCADLPGHGFSSGFDSSLPTHYLNFLLPIKVITNYFKRDSYVLLGHSFGATLCIMFTQLYPKTVSKLIMLDALYVIPIDAYTYMNSIRFSHLDYFEKINNGVKRNGEYKYDEIINRLKRERYPDVKDNGPAEDIAKRMIKQNENGTFSFTINSLLKSMIMPSFTFEYKRIMFETHPVLCPKLIILTKNHSYNDLNQEMRNYYEEKKYDIREIDGVHHVHQIEPEIVLKHIVPFLLNQSSKY, from the coding sequence CAAAGTGTCACGGCGACCCATCAAATGAAATAGTGATCGTGCTTCATGGATACTTGGATAACGCAGGATCTTTCGATCGATTAATACCAAAAATGCCAGAAATGTATTATTACGTATGCGCCGATCTGCCAGGACACGGATTTTCATCCGGGTTTGATTCATCGTTACCCACTCATTACCTAAACTTCTTATTaccaataaaagtaataacgaattattttaaacgagACTCCTACGTCTTATTAGGACATAGTTTCGGAGCAACGCTCTGTATAATGTTTACCCAATTATACCCAAAAACcgtttctaaattaattatgttaGACGCTTTGTATGTTATACCAATAGATGCTTATACTTACATGAATAGTATAAGATTTTCTCATTTAgattatttcgaaaaaataaataacggGGTAAAACGTAATGGTGAATATAAATACGATGAGATtataaatagattaaaaagGGAAAGATATCCTGATGTGAAGGATAACGGTCCGGCTGAAGATATCGCGAAAAGGATGAtcaaacaaaatgaaaatggAACATTTTCGTTCACAATAAATTCGTTGTTGAAATCGATGATTATGCCTAGTTTTACGTTTGAGTATAAAAGGATTATGTTTGAAACTCACCCCGTTCTTTGtcctaaattaattattctaaCTAAAAATCATAGTTACAACGATTTAAATCAAGAGATGAGGAATTATTATGAAGAGAAAAAATATGATATTCGAGAAATTGATGGGGTACATCATGTTCATCAAATCGAGcctgaaattgttttaaaacatatagttccgtttcttttaaatcaatcctctaaatattaa
- the LOC111417828 gene encoding serine hydrolase-like protein isoform X4 translates to MKIEELRIPAPWGHIAVKSWNDIEYETIIVTHGYTDNAGSFDRLIPKLPNSYHYACVDLPGHGFSSYFNESLPVQYTQYLMAYKSVAEYFKKEKYILLGHSFGAQLGLLFAQLYPKFVSKVISLDSIYYASFSIKLYMEHIKAIQENYLTTNNDRKTYTYEEAFEKVRDLRIFATLTDETTKDLFNRMVIKNEEGKYVITNDKRLPLMPCGTDEYNVEFFKRVPVQCPVLILLTKNNQYNDLSYKLRKYFEQIGFIIKRIEGDHHVHQTNPDEIAEIVTEFLMFNKSKY, encoded by the coding sequence TAAAATCGTGGAACGATATCGAATATGAAACTATCATTGTTACCCATGGATACACGGATAATGCAGGATCTTTTGATCGATTAATtccaaaattaccaaattcgTATCATTACGCTTGTGTGGATTTACCTGGTCATGGCttttcaagttattttaatgaatctcTTCCGGTTCAGTACACGCAATATTTGATGGCTTATAAAAGTGTTgctgaatattttaaaaaagaaaaatatattctttTGGGACATAGTTTTGGTGCTCAACTTGGTTTACTTTTCGCTCAATTATATCCAAAGTTTGTATCTAAAGTAATTTCGTTGGATAGTATATATTACGCATCATTTAGCATTAAGCTTTATATGGAACATATTAAAGCGAtccaagaaaattatttaaccaCAAATAATGATAGAAAAACTTATACGTATGAGGAAGCTTTCGAGAAAGTTCGTGATTTAAGGATATTTGCAACGCTAACCGACGAAACAAccaaagatttatttaataggATGGTTATAAAGAATGAAGAAGGAAAATATGTTATCACTAATGACAAAAGATTACCTCTAATGCCATGTGGAACTGATGAATACAacgttgaattttttaaaagagttCCTGTTCAGTGTCctgttttaatattattaacaaaaaataatcaatacaACGATCTTagttataaattaagaaaatattttgaacaaattggatttattataaaacgtaTCGAAGGTGATCACCATGTTCATCAAACAAATCCGGATGAAATTGCTGAAATTGTTactgaatttttaatgttcaataaatctaaatattaa
- the LOC111417828 gene encoding probable serine hydrolase isoform X3 produces MKIEELRIPAPWGHIAAKSWGCSNDYVILVHGNGDNAGGFDGLIPLLPSNYTYISIDLPGHGLSPPFPKSHPVHVLDIVLVIKIVFNYFEKNDYVLIGHSMGAISSMLYTMIYPDKVKKLVTLDMAGPYSYSPVQYANILLNQFVLVDEVNLNKNAKKCLSFEEWTTKLMKIRGLNKKAAESLMTRMLRLSDNDLYYIEYDKRGKSIIGHDGLKDHVIEMYKERPIKCPFLIILSTQFPTNMVYLDLRRFLTKKGVKIEIVNGNHDVHINYPEILSGFVSSFLISTQNKL; encoded by the coding sequence CAAAATCTTGGGGTTGTTCAAATGATTACGTCATCTTAGTACACGGTAATGGTGATAATGCGGGTGGATTCGACGGTCTAATTCCATTACTACCGAGTAATTACACTTACATAAGCATAGATCTTCCAGGGCACGGTCTTAGTCCTCCATTTCCGAAATCACATCCTGTACACGTACTAGATAttgttttagttattaaaatagtgtttaattattttgaaaaaaacgaTTACGTTTTAATCGGACATAGTATGGGTGCAATATCTTCCATGCTTTATACCATGATATATCCAGATAAAGTGAAAAAACTTGTTACTTTGGATATGGCTGGACCGTATAGTTATAGTCCTGTACAATATGCAAATATTTTACTAAATCAATTTGTGTTGGTGGATGAAGTCAATCTTAATAAAAACGCGAAGAAATGTTTGAGTTTTGAAGAGTGGACTactaaattaatgaaaattaggggtttaaataaaaaagctgCTGAGAGTTTAATGACAAGGATGCTTCGTTTAAGCGATAATGATTTATATTACATTGAATATGATAAAAGAGGAAAATCAATTATTGGACATGATGGTTTAAAGGATCATGTAATTGAAATGTATAAAGAGCGACCGATTAAATGtccatttttaatcattttatcgACGCAATTTCCTACAAATATGGTTTATTTAGATTTACGTCGATTTTTAACGAAGAAAGgagttaaaattgaaattgttaaTGGAAATCACGATGTTCATATTAATTATCCTGAAATATTATCAGGATTCGTTTcgtcatttttaatatctacacaaaataaattatga